Proteins encoded in a region of the Sugiyamaella lignohabitans strain CBS 10342 chromosome B, complete sequence genome:
- the MET2 gene encoding homoserine O-acetyltransferase (L-homoserine-O-acetyltransferase; catalyzes the conversion of homoserine to O-acetyl homoserine which is the first step of the methionine biosynthetic pathway; GO_component: GO:0005737 - cytoplasm [Evidence IEA]; GO_component: GO:0005737 - cytoplasm [Evidence IDA] [PMID 11914276]; GO_function: GO:0004414 - homoserine O-acetyltransferase activity [Evidence IEA,IEA]; GO_function: GO:0004414 - homoserine O-acetyltransferase activity [Evidence IDA,IMP] [PMID 3301801]; GO_function: GO:0016740 - transferase activity [Evidence IEA]; GO_function: GO:0016746 - transferase activity, transferring acyl groups [Evidence IEA]; GO_process: GO:0008652 - cellular amino acid biosynthetic process [Evidence IEA]; GO_process: GO:0009092 - homoserine metabolic process [Evidence IDA,IMP] [PMID 3301801]; GO_process: GO:0009086 - methionine biosynthetic process [Evidence IEA,IEA]; GO_process: GO:0009086 - methionine biosynthetic process [Evidence IMP] [PMID 6035500]; GO_process: GO:0000096 - sulfur amino acid metabolic process [Evidence IMP] [PMID 1101032]), protein MTLERLTSQPENPFAKLVGSQEIAVIPEFTLESGDVLHQVPVAYKTWGKLNDQANNVMVICHALTGSADVADWWGPLMGVGRAFDPERFYIICINALGSPYGSASPCTTNPDTGDYYGPEFPLTTIKDDAKIQKLLLDDLGVKEVAVVIGGSMGGMLVLEYAYFGPKYVRCIVPIATCASHSAWAISWGEAQRQSIYSDPKYLDGYYAFSDPPAVGLGAARMSALLTYRSRNSFESKFGRAKPDPLKHKQTKSLGLERAPSTPSEERWAIHNHGHRQGKKLSHSTTASPNGASNESPEISPSSSVDSLTSLNSVSSAPKPLRRPQTYFTAQSYLRYQGAKFVERFDPNCYIAISRKLDTHDVSRGRGDEIEASLRDIEQPTLVIGISSDGLFTFTEQERLAEHIPNSRLVKIDSPEGHDAFLLEFAEINQLIINFLKEQIPDIMNSGGREFKEQEIGQLTQSSVFGEAETVTEDMADITRW, encoded by the coding sequence ATGACTTTAGAACGTTTGACATCTCAACCAGAAAACCCCTTCGCTAAACTAGTGGGTTCACAAGAGATAGCAGTCATTCCGGAATTTACATTAGAATCAGGAGATGTACTTCACCAAGTGCCAGTTGCTTACAAAACATGGGGTAAACTAAACGACCAAGCCAATAATGTCATGGTCATTTGTCATGCGTTAACAGGATCTGCTGATGTAGCAGACTGGTGGGGTCCTTTGATGGGTGTTGGCAGGGCATTTGATCCAGAGCGCTTTTACATTATTTGCATAAATGCCCTAGGCTCTCCCTACGGTTCGGCATCACCTTGTACCACTAATCCTGATACAGGGGATTATTACGGTCCCGAATTTCCTTTGACCACGATTAAAGATGATGCTAAAATTCAGAAGTTATTGCTAGATGATTTGGGAGTTAAAGAAGTGGCGGTTGTTATCGGTGGTTCTATGGGAGGAATGCTGGTTTTAGAGTATGCATATTTTGGTCCTAAGTACGTTAGATGTATTGTTCCTATCGCTACCTGTGCCAGTCATAGTGCCTGGGCTATCAGTTGGGGTGAAGCTCAACGACAGTCGATTTATTCTGATCCTAAATACTTAGACGGCTATTATGCTTTTAGTGATCCTCCTGCCGTTGGTTTAGGAGCAGCAAGAATGTCTGCCTTGTTAACTTATCGATCAAGAAACAGTTTCGAATCGAAGTTTGGGAGGGCAAAACCTGATCCTTTGAAgcataaacaaacaaaatctCTCGGCCTAGAACGTGCTCCCTCTACACCATCTGAAGAACGTTGGGCGATTCACAACCATGGGCATCGTCAGGGAAAGAAACTGTCGcactcaacaacagcaagtCCAAATGGAGCATCCAATGAATCTCCAGAGATCTCCCCTAGCTCGTCTGTGGATAGCTTGACATCATTGAACTCTGTATCATCTGCTCCCAAGCCTCTAAGAAGACCACAAACATATTTCACCGCACAAAGTTATCTCCGTTATCAAGGCGCTAAATTTGTTGAGCGATTTGATCCTAACTGTTATATTGCAATCTCCCGTAAACTTGATACGCACGATGTATCCAGGGGTCGTGGTGATGAGATTGAAGCGTCTTTGAGAGACATCGAGCAGCCCACGCTAGTAATCGGCATCTCATCTGATGGGCTTTTCACATTTACAGAACAGGAGAGGTTAGCTGAGCATATTCCCAACTCTAGACTTGTGAAAATAGATTCTCCGGAAGGGCACGATGCCTTTCTTCTTGAGTTTGCAGAGATTAATCAATTGATTATCAACTTTCTCAAGGAGCAAATCCCCGATATTATGAATAGCGGTGGCAGAGAGTTTAAGGAGCAGGAGATCGGCCAGCTCACTCAATCTAGTGTCTTTGGCGAAGCCGAGACGGTCACTGAAGACATGGCTGATATAACTAGATGGTAA
- the DIM1 gene encoding Dim1p (Essential 18S rRNA dimethylase (dimethyladenosine transferase); responsible for conserved m6(2)Am6(2)A dimethylation in 3'-terminal loop of 18S rRNA, part of 90S and 40S pre-particles in nucleolus, involved in pre-ribosomal RNA processing; GO_component: GO:0030686 - 90S preribosome [Evidence IDA] [PMID 12150911]; GO_component: GO:0005737 - cytoplasm [Evidence IEA,IEA]; GO_component: GO:0005730 - nucleolus [Evidence IEA]; GO_component: GO:0005730 - nucleolus [Evidence IC] [PMID 8064863]; GO_component: GO:0005634 - nucleus [Evidence IEA]; GO_function: GO:0052909 - 18S rRNA (adenine(1779)-N(6)/adenine(1780)-N(6))- dimethyltransferase activity [Evidence IEA]; GO_function: GO:0003723 - RNA binding [Evidence IEA]; GO_function: GO:0008168 - methyltransferase activity [Evidence IEA]; GO_function: GO:0016433 - rRNA (adenine) methyltransferase activity [Evidence IEA]; GO_function: GO:0000179 - rRNA (adenine-N6,N6-)-dimethyltransferase activity [Evidence IEA]; GO_function: GO:0000179 - rRNA (adenine-N6,N6-)-dimethyltransferase activity [Evidence ISS] [PMID 8064863]; GO_function: GO:0008649 - rRNA methyltransferase activity [Evidence IEA]; GO_function: GO:0016740 - transferase activity [Evidence IEA]; GO_process: GO:0000462 - maturation of SSU-rRNA from tricistronic rRNA transcript (SSU-rRNA, 5.8S rRNA, LSU-rRNA) [Evidence IMP] [PMID 8064863]; GO_process: GO:0032259 - methylation [Evidence IEA]; GO_process: GO:0031167 - rRNA methylation [Evidence IEA,IEA]; GO_process: GO:0000154 - rRNA modification [Evidence IEA]; GO_process: GO:0000154 - rRNA modification [Evidence IMP] [PMID 8064863]; GO_process: GO:0006364 - rRNA processing [Evidence IEA,IEA]; GO_process: GO:0042254 - ribosome biogenesis [Evidence IEA]) translates to MGKIASSKKSNSDAAAKTSVFKMNTDLGQHILKNPLVAQGIVDKADIKPSDTVLEVGPGTGNLTVRILEKARKVIAVEMDPRMAAELTKRVQGKPEQKKLEIMLGDCIKTDLPYFDICISNTPYQISSPLVFKLLNQPRPPRVSILMFQREFALRLLARPGDTLYCRLSVNVQMWAKVTHIMKVGRNNFRPPPQVESSVVRIEIKQPRPQVDFNEWDGLLRICFVRKNRTISAGFKSAQVMAILEKNYKAYLSEYGPTPDDIEASQNGEADQDVEMEIDDGNSTKKQKATGLSAVVLRKVERVLKQTEMGEKRSGKCDETDFLKLLYAFHKVGIHFA, encoded by the coding sequence ATGGGTAAAATAGCATCTTCTAAGAAGTCCAACTCAGATGCCGCGGCCAAGACCTCGGTATTCAAGATGAATACAGATCTTGGTCAGCATATACTTAAAAATCCTCTTGTTGCACAGGGAATTGTAGACAAAGCTGATATAAAGCCATCAGATACCGTTCTAGAAGTTGGTCCAGGTACTGGTAACCTGACAGTCAGAATCTTAGAAAAGGCACGAAAAGTAATCGCTGTAGAAATGGACCCTCGTATGGCGGCCGAATTAACTAAGCGTGTTCAAGGCAAACCTGAACAAAAGAAACTTGAAATTATGCTGGGCGATTGTATCAAGACTGATCTCCCTTATTTCGATATTTGCATTTCCAACACTCCATATCAGATTTCATCACCCCTGGTGTTCAAACTTTTGAACCAACCTCGTCCTCCAAGAGTGTCAATCCTCATGTTTCAAAGAGAATTTGCATTGCGGTTGTTAGCTCGTCCTGGCGATACTTTGTACTGTAGATTATCAGTCAATGTACAAATGTGGGCTAAAGTCACTCATATCATGAAAGTTGGTAGAAATAATTTCAGACCCCCACCACAAGTTGAGTCGTCAGTTGTAAGGattgaaatcaaacaaCCTCGTCCCCAGGTTGATTTTAATGAATGGGACGGTCTTCTCAGAATCTGTTTCGTACGTAAGAACCGAACAATTTCCGCTGGTTTTAAATCAGCTCAGGTTATGGCTATTCTTGAAAAGAATTATAAAGCGTACTTATCAGAATACGGCCCTACTCCAGATGATATCGAAGCCAGTCAAAACGGAGAAGCAGATCAAGATGTAGAAATGGAAATCGATGATGGAAATTCCACTAAGAAGCAGAAGGCAACTGGATTATCGGCTGTAGTATTGCGCAAGGTGGAAAGAGTTCTTAAACAGACTGAAATGGGTGAGAAGAGATCAGGGAAATGCGATGAAACAGACTTTCTGAAACTTTTGTATGCATTCCACAAGGTGGGAATTCACTTTGCGTAA
- the ATG26 gene encoding Atg26p (UDP-glucose:sterol glucosyltransferase; conserved enzyme involved in synthesis of sterol glucoside membrane lipids; in contrast to ATG26 from P. pastoris, S. cerevisiae ATG26 is not involved in autophagy; GO_component: GO:0005737 - cytoplasm [Evidence IEA,IEA]; GO_component: GO:0005737 - cytoplasm [Evidence IDA] [PMID 14562095]; GO_component: GO:0016020 - membrane [Evidence IEA,IEA]; GO_function: GO:0016906 - sterol 3-beta-glucosyltransferase activity [Evidence IEA]; GO_function: GO:0016906 - sterol 3-beta-glucosyltransferase activity [Evidence IDA] [PMID 10224056]; GO_function: GO:0016740 - transferase activity [Evidence IEA]; GO_function: GO:0016757 - transferase activity, transferring glycosyl groups [Evidence IEA]; GO_function: GO:0016758 - transferase activity, transferring hexosyl groups [Evidence IEA]; GO_process: GO:0032120 - ascospore-type prospore membrane assembly [Evidence IGI] [PMID 18756268]; GO_process: GO:0005975 - carbohydrate metabolic process [Evidence IEA]; GO_process: GO:0030259 - lipid glycosylation [Evidence IEA]; GO_process: GO:0006629 - lipid metabolic process [Evidence IEA]; GO_process: GO:0008152 - metabolic process [Evidence IEA]; GO_process: GO:0015031 - protein transport [Evidence IEA]; GO_process: GO:0006694 - steroid biosynthetic process [Evidence IEA]; GO_process: GO:0008202 - steroid metabolic process [Evidence IEA]; GO_process: GO:0016126 - sterol biosynthetic process [Evidence IEA]; GO_process: GO:0016125 - sterol metabolic process [Evidence IMP] [PMID 10224056]; GO_process: GO:0006810 - transport [Evidence IEA]) → MPRNQTDSIKSGSLRKKSRKTPSFSKFWFVLRSDSFSYYTNATEMYFPAGTIDLRYAVKAEIVHHGLEKEQLKSSTFSIITETRTYTFKADSAKAAHEWVKALQKEIFRSRNEGDYVKIIIPLVNIIDLEDSPIMNIATTLKIRAIENDETYAVDEYVLAFFTKGKEVVDAIKVSMKELGVSGIAVDDSSSTDLAAKAGSLNLEEIRENRPKLLKTQTSLKVKSPMVAAAASNVASTPKSPVDSLKKTNSSVSLSKKVRNLFNDNEGSTTPGSPHLSPRIGPLKSTSSKEVIKDWTLDSPSGLESPPGESMPSRQKSRPGTPPDQLAVSAAMAALQSDRDRKSHEQEEVYPTGHTTGHIRISSSIGQIFKKEGGSGSGASTPGEDNKSYDFLSASESNQIQYESSDKKKKKSANIVHKVTDMWGGGRKHFRDPNQAGGFRDDRHLVSEEDGAESNERFRAHFSLGETDNLVATYFCHIQKAIPIYGKMYLSNEHLCFRSLLPGTNTKMILPLHVVENVTKEKGFRFGYSGLVIVVHGHEEIFFEFGSSNNRDDCEIMILREMDRSKNRSIIRQSGSDYALRSARLITYEDALRNELPPGINVPPVILEPCNDTSNDFFVGKAKDSLRFTLLTIGSRGDVQPYISLGKGLLKEGHKVKIATHAEFKPWIEKHGIEFAEVAGDPGALMKIMIEHGMFSVSFLREAAAKFRDWIDELLLTAWKACQDTDVLIESPSAMAGIHIAEALKIPYMRAFTMPWTRTRAYPHAFIVPEQKMGGSYNYLTYVMFDNVFWKGISGQVNRWRKKTLHLPRTNLDLLQQTQVPFMYNVSPSVLVPPVDFPSWIRVTGYWFLDEGGEDYVPDKSLVDFIAKARKDDAKLVYIGFGSIVVSNPKELTKAVVASVQKAGVRCILSKGWSDRLGKGDASVPEVELPPEIYQIKSAPHDWLFPQVDAAVHHGGSGTTGASLRAGLPTIIKPFFGDQFFYAGRVEDLGAGVHLRKLTVNQFSKALWEVTHNERIISKAADIGKRIREENGVDTAIQVIYQELEYARSLIKDGNVPVGRKIPTLMDVAGLPVKLVQRATAPLPSLPICHDDSDQEHDEERDKKSNSSQEDDSTHTDGSWTVVDTESKEQE, encoded by the coding sequence ATGCCCCGAAACCAGACGGATTCTATCAAGAGTGGCTCGTTGCGAAAGAAGAGCAGAAAGACTCCCTCGTTTTCGAAATTTTGGTTTGTGCTAAGAAGCGACTCGTTTTCTTACTATACCAATGCCACTGAAATGTACTTCCCTGCTGGAACTATCGACCTCCGTTATGCTGTAAAGGCCGAAATCGTCCATCATGGCCTTGAGAAAGAACAGCTTAAATCTTCCACCTTCAGTATTATCACTGAAACTCGTACCTACACATTCAAGGCCGATTCAGCAAAGGCTGCTCATGAGTGGGTGAAAGCACTTCAGAAAGAGATCTTCCGTAGTCGAAACGAAGGCGACTATGTTAAGATCATCATACCTCTGGTCAATATTATAGACTTGGAAGATAGTCCTATTATGAATATTGCCACCACGCTTAAGATCAGAGCAATTGAGAACGATGAAACATATGCCGTTGATGAGTATGTACTGGCTTTCTTCACCAAGGGTAAAGAGGTGGTTGACGCAATCAAAGTTTCTATGAAGGAACTTGGAGTTTCTGGTATTGCCGTCGACGACTCCTCCAGTACTGATCTTGCAGCAAAAGCTGGTTCATTGAATTTGGAAGAGATTCGTGAAAATCGCCCAAAGTTGCTCAAGACTCAGACGTCGCTGAAAGTGAAGTCGCCTATGGTTGCAGCCGCTGCGAGCAATGTTGCTAGTACGCCAAAGAGCCCTGTCGATTCTCTGAAAAAGACCAATTCGTCTGTCTCTCTGAGCAAAAAGGTACGCAATTTGTTTAACGACAATGAGGGAAGTACTACTCCCGGATCACCACATTTGTCACCACGAATTGGCCCCCTTAAGTCGACTTCATCGAAAGAAGTCATCAAGGACTGGACCTTGGATTCGCCAAGTGGTTTGGAATCTCCCCCTGGTGAATCAATGCCGTCTCGTCAAAAGAGTCGACCTGGTACTCCCCCTGATCAGTTGGCTGTTTCGGCTGCCATGGCGGCCCTCCAGAGTGATAGGGACCGGAAGTCGCATGAACAAGAAGAGGTTTATCCTACTGGTCATACTACTGGTCATATTAGGATCAGTAGCTCAATTGGTCAGATATTCAAGAAAGAAGGAGGCAGTGGAAGTGGAGCATCTACTCCAGGAGAAGACAACAAGAGCTATGACTTTCTTTCTGCAAGTGAATCGAACCAGATTCAATATGAAAGCTCTgataagaaaaagaagaagagcgCTAATATTGTTCATAAGGTCACTGATATGTGGGGTGGTGGGCGGAAACATTTCCGTGATCCAAATCAAGCTGGTGGCTTTAGAGATGACCGACATCTGGTTTCCGAAGAGGATGGTGCCGAAAGTAATGAAAGATTCAGGGCTCATTTCTCTCTTGGAGAAACTGATAACCTTGTGGCTACTTATTTTTGCCATATCCAAAAAGCTATCCCGATTTACGGAAAGATGTATCTTAGTAATGAGCATTTATGCTTCCGCAGTCTGCTTCCTGGTACAAACACCAAGATGATTTTACCTCTTCACGTGGTTGAGAATGTCACAAAAGAAAAGGGTTTCAGATTCGGTTACTCTGGATTGGTTATTGTTGTGCATGGTCACGAAGAGATTTTCTTCGAGTTTGGCTCTAGTAATAATAGAGATGATTGCGAAATCATGATTCTCCGGGAAATGGATCGATCCAAGAACAGATCTATTATTAGACAATCTGGGAGTGATTACGCTCTTCGTTCGGCCAGACTCATTACTTATGAAGATGCGCTTCGCAATGAATTGCCACCAGGTATTAATGTCCCACCTGTTATTCTTGAGCCTTGTAATGATACTAGCAACGATTTCTTTGTCGGTAAGGCCAAAGATAGTCTTCGATTTACTCTACTCACAATTGGTTCAAGAGGTGATGTTCAACCATATATCTCACTGGGCAAAGGTCTCTTGAAAGAGGGTCACAAAGTCAAGATTGCCACGCATGCTGAATTCAAGCCATGGATCGAAAAACATGGAATTGAGTTTGCTGAAGTTGCTGGTGATCCTGGTGCTCTGATGAAAATTATGATTGAACATGGTATGTTTTCTGTCTCGTTCCTTAGAGAAGCTGCAGCTAAATTCCGCGACTGGATTGATGAATTGCTTTTAACTGCTTGGAAGGCATGTCAGGATACTGATGTATTGATTGAGAGTCCAAGTGCCATGGCGGGTATCCATATTGCCGAGGCTTTGAAGATTCCTTATATGAGGGCTTTTACAATGCCATGGACCAGAACAAGAGCTTATCCACATGCATTCATTGTCCCTGAACAGAAGATGGGCGGTTCTTACAATTATCTCACATATGTTATGTTTGATAATGTGTTCTGGAAGGGCATATCTGGACAGGTCAATCGTTggagaaagaagactcTACATTTGCCACGAACAAACTTAGAccttcttcagcagacCCAAGTTCCTTTCATGTACAATGTGAGTCCAAGTGTATTAGTACCTCCTGTTGACTTCCCGTCCTGGATTCGTGTTACTGGTTACTGGTTCCTTGATGAGGGTGGCGAAGATTATGTCCCAGATAAATCTTTGGTAGACTTTATCGCTAAAGCCCGTAAGGATGATGCCAAGCTGGTATATATTGGATTTGGTTCGATTGTTGTGTCCAATCCAAAGGAGTTGACTaaagctgttgttgcttcTGTTCAAAAGGCCGGTGTTCGTTGCATCTTGTCGAAGGGTTGGTCTGACAGACTTGGTAAAGGCGATGCCTCTGTCCCTGAAGTTGAGCTACCTCCAGAGATTTATCAAATTAAGTCGGCCCCTCATGATTGGCTGTTCCCACAAGTGGATGCTGCCGTCCACCATGGTGGTTCAGGTACCACCGGAGCTAGTTTAAGAGCTGGTCTGCCAACTATTATTAAGCCCTTCTTTGGTGATCAGTTTTTCTATGCTGGAAGAGTTGAAGACTTGGGAGCAGGTGTCCATCTGCGTAAGCTGACTGTGAATCAATTCTCAAAGGCACTTTGGGAGGTAACTCATAATGAGCGAATCATCTCTAAAGCCGCAGACATTGGTAAGAGAATTAGAGAGGAAAATGGTGTGGATACTGCTATTCAAGTTATTTATCAAGAGCTTGAATATGCTAGAAGCTTGATTAAAGATGGAAATGTCCCTGTAGGACGGAAAATACCGACACTGATGGACGTGGCTGGACTTCCTGTGAAACTGGTACAAAGAGCAACAGCCCCATTACCGTCGTTGCCAATTTGTCATGACGACTCTGATCAAGAACATGATGAAGAGAGAGACAAGAAGAGTAATTCCAGTCAAGAGGACGACTCAACTCATACTGATGGTTCCTGGACCGTTGTGGATACCGAATCCaaagaacaagaataa
- the PEP12 gene encoding SNAP receptor PEP12, whose translation MSFSDDVDLEAQIPYSDSPEFDRLAETVATGLFDINSNIVSLQRLLRTLNSKPDVATEERAVDVAESTRQKFKELSSSVRSMQTWTDCAASQKFTQQKLSREFSTALTEFQGIQRDLAQKQRSNIIQAKTDIASSQAHPDDIDGTNHHADGQDANPQHSLLEQQTATTLSQEEVDYQQQLIQERELEIQGIEHGIEELNEIFTDISTIVTEQGTIIGESTPSLSCEAGATGSGAEPQPPEAAPHLPPTPHH comes from the coding sequence ATGTCGTTCTCTGATGATGTAGATTTAGAAGCGCAGATTCCGTACTCGGATTCTCCAGAATTTGATAGACTGGCGGAGACAGTCGCCACAGGACTGTTCGATATCAACTCCAATATTGTATCATTACAGCGGTTGCTGCGAACCCTGAATTCGAAACCAGATGTGGCCACTGAAGAAAGAGCAGTGGATGTAGCGGAATCCACAAGACAGAAGTTCAAAGAGTTGAGCAGTTCGGTGCGGTCGATGCAGACCTGGACAGATTGCGCAGCGTCACAGAAATTCACTCAACAAAAGCTATCACGAGAGTTCAGCACGGCATTAACCGAGTTCCAAGGGATCCAACGAGACCTAGCGCAGAAGCAGCGATCCAATATCATTCAAGCAAAGACAGACATTGCATCATCTCAAGCCCACCCAGACGACATTGACGGCACCAACCACCATGCCGACGGTCAAGATGCCAATCCACAACACAGCCTTCTTGAGCAGCAAACAGCGACCACTTTAtcccaagaagaagtcgaCTACCAACAGCAACTAATTCAAGAGCGTGAGCTCGAAATCCAAGGCATCGAGCACGGAATTGAAGAATTAAACGAGATCTTCACCGACATCAGCACCATCGTTACCGAACAAGGCACAATCATAGGTGAGTCCACCCCCTccctctcctgcgaagcaggagccacggggtctggggcagagccccagccgccggaggctgcaCCCCACCTCCCACCCACACCACACCACTAA